Below is a window of Syngnathus typhle isolate RoL2023-S1 ecotype Sweden linkage group LG12, RoL_Styp_1.0, whole genome shotgun sequence DNA.
CCAGGCACATCTGCTCCAAGGAGTCGCCGCAGCGAGCCGCCCGGTCCAGGAGCTCGCTGTACTCCACATCCTCGGTCAGACGCTGCAGCATCGAGAGCGGCTCGTTGAAGTTGACCTGCCAACAATCGGCGAGACAGAAGGAATGCCATCGAGTCAAATAGAATTCCGTTGGTGGTTTGAAATCTTCGGCGACGCATTTACAGGCATGGGTATCTTTGATAAGTCTTTGCCGATACAATTTTTCATGATGCTCCACAGGTTGAGGGAGTAATTTGGTTTGTCTGGAATACGGCTGCGTCTTGTTCTGCGTAGCTGCATGTGGTTCGAGTCTGAGGTGTCCTGAAAAAAAAGATGGTAAGAGGCTGCAATTTGTTTGTTTCCGTGTGCCGAAGAAGAAGTAAGCCACCTACATTCTCATTTAAGGTCCAGTCACTGGGGACTCCACCACTCAACATACTCTGACTACTCCCTGAGCGCCTAAGAGAAAGAATTGTCTCGGTGAAGAACGACAGAAAGGCAATGAATTTAGCACAGACACAAGATTTCACCTGTGTTTGGTTTCCGCGTTCACCGTTATGAATGAAGGCGCGTCCTCCATGGCGTCGAAGAATTCATCATTCTCGTCACTCCCGTCCACCTCGCAAGATCTCTGCACACCTGCACGCAGCATGTTAGTTCTTTTTGGATATTAGTGAGTGTATACTAAAGAACAGAAGGACCATGGTCGTCTGAAacaatcatcacaaaaaaagCGGCTTCCACTATTTGGATTTCATTGTGTCTCTCACCTGTGTACGAGGTGGGCTTCTCCCTCCAGGCCGTCTCCaggctgttgtgctgtttggcTAGCTGCTCAATGGTGGTCTCCAGATAGTGACGCTGCTCCTGCTCATGCTGGAGGGTTTTCTGCCACCTCCTATTTTGAGACTGCGCTACATCCACAAAGTCACGACAAGCCTGAGGTGAGAACACAACAGAGAACTTAGATGACCCCCACCCCCGCCCGACTCCAGCCCGGGGGAGAGCGCAACAGATAATGAGGAAGGCTGCAGGCTCACACTCACATTGATCATAGCATTGGAGGTGATGCGGAAGAGGGCGGCTCGCTCGTTAACCGTCTTCAGTTTGTCTGCGCCGTTGACGCACCCGCGGGGATCCTCAAATTCGCCGAGGGAACGCTGAAGGGCGGCGCCATGCTTTCCGATCAGCTCATTACAGGTGCTTAGATCATCCAGCTTACTGGCCAATGTCTTCAACGCGCCTTGGTTTAGGACTCGAGCGTCATGCGGGCCAGGACTTTCTTCATCTCCTGAGTCATCTGCTCACAGATCACAAAAAGAaacacattcattcattttctacaGTTTTTGTATGTCAGCTGACTTATGCCCAACCAAAAGGGGTATACCTCAATTTTCTTTACTTTACAATTATGTGTTTTATGTGCCCCAAATAGTCTAAATacagcattctgattaatattgcgttttTGGAATATGAGCTTGGCAGCAAAAGTCACCCGTTTTTTATGGATCTCagtgggcagccattttgctaaGTTCAGtattgttctgcctgtcactatCTGTCATTGGCATAATTAGATGACCAACCATATATTTGTAGTATAATGTACTTTTGGACAAATTAAGTGAAATTTGGACTCCCGCTCCAATCCTAAATGATATTTCACCGCTCCCTCGTTTCCTTGAGATGAGGCTAACGGGACAAGGCGCGTGGATGAAAACACTCCACCGCCCATCCCAGACACTCCATCCTTTTACATGAGGGAGAAGCTGTGAATCAAGACGGTTGCCCTGGAAACATAAGCCTGTGCAGTCAGGAGGCTTGGCTATTTTTAGAGATGGGGGGCGATGACGCAGTCCAATTTGCCGCCGCCCTTTCTTTCCCTGAGACTCTCCATCAGTCAGAGAGATTTTAAAAGCAGGGCAGGACATGTGGGCTGGACTCACTCAGTGGTGTCCTAGTCGGAGACAAACTATTCTTTTTCAAAAGGCTTGAATAAGGACAAACCACATGAATAAAATAGGAGGGGGAATGTTATAAGGCAAATGTTGAAAACCCCCTTCGAATGCCTGGAGTTGATTTATGACCCATATAGagcagggggggaaaaataatCTCGTATGGTTTATGGTGGAGTGGAAATACATATGATTAATAGGTATAAGTGCTTTGGAGAGTTGGAGATGCTTCTGGGTGTCATTGGTGACTCATGAACGCAAACACACCCACAATTGATAGCGAGAGCATTACTATGGACACGTGTGGGAGGACAAACTCAAAGTTGGACTCTCCAAGGAGCTGAAGGTTTCCTGCAGCGTAACTACAGTGCGGTTAGCATATCTTCAATCTCTAATATAAGTCTTTTTTGGCCTTGTTGCCTATGTATTAAATGCAcagtatatacatatttttattttttacattattaCTCTTCTAAAGGCTGAATTTCCTTTTTGAAGGACACAAAATAGCCTCATTCTCTTTCATATTCGATTCACTATTAAGGGAGTTTTATTGATGCTAAAATGGCCAGAGTAAGTGGGACCATTAAAGTACCTATTGTCAATGTAATCAATACAAAAGTACATTCATCTAATAACCCCAAATCAAATACTACTAAAATATCAAAGCAAAATATTCATGttaaaaatgaatcaaaataaTATACAATGATGAACTCATGCAAAAAATCTCCAACTTTAAATAAATGACGTGTTTGTTAATTACTGTATCCAAATGTCCGTGAGTGCAAACAAAAAGCAGCAATTGCACATGCATGAAAACACTCACAGATgctatagcttctattttaaagCCTTAATCTTTTCCGAGCAGTAAGCAGCAATTAACTGGTTACTTACAAAGTGACTTTCAATGGGGAGTCTGCACTCATCCCGCCTTATTGCCAGCTTGAGTGCTGAACAATATTCTGAATGAAAAtcttcctcctctctctccttttttttttttgcctcttgaGCTTCCAGAAGGGGAGGCGGAGCTCAAAGCaaggtcattcattcattcatccctgCTGTCGTCATAGTGGTCCAAACCAGAGAGGGGGAGAGGAGGCGCATGTGCGAGAGAGTGTACGTCATCGTACCACTCACACTGCAGTAGGATATTAAATTAATTTTATAACAGGACATTACATGTCAGGAGCAAACATCccataaaaaataataacattagGTGGCCTTGTGGATGACAGGATGATGTCTTTCTATGTATTGCTCCTCGCCCTTGACAGGTCCTTCTTGGACAACACTGCCCTCTTGTGTCCACAACCAGAATGCCTGCAGGCCGTTTGGGTTCACATTGTGGCTAAAAATCAGAGGAAGATTTTTCATAACATCTTGCAATAATCTGCTATCTAAAAACTAAAGAGTCTAATACCCTCCCCATCTTATTTGTATTGGGTAAAGGTGATTAATATATGACCTATTTGTGAAACTATAAtgaaataatatgaatatttgttttcatactgTCATTTTCAGGATGAACTTGCCTTTCTGCTTGTTGAGAgataagaaaaaaagatcaaaacCTGTTTGAAACTCTCGCATCTTCTCAATTAATTGACGATATTGGAAAGAAATGCCAATTTCCTCCCCCTGAGCAAAAACCAACAACATAGACTTTGGTCCCTTTAATATTTTGGTAAATCAAACTGTTCTACACTCATTGACGTTTCCTCTCGCTTAAATCGAGCTGGCATCGTGTCAAGCTATTTTGCATAGGGGAGGTGGTGCAGATGGTGGAGGGATAATACTCTAGTTGTCTAATCCATATGCATTAAACAACATTATCAAGGCATTTAAATATGACGTAGACTTACCAGAGTGATGTATGAGAGCGTTGGCGTTGATTTTGGCCTGCTGCAGGGTGGATAACCAGTGCTGACACTCTGCTTCAGAGGTGGCCTTCAGGTGATAGCTTCGCCCTCCGTTGGTTATCAGCAAGTGGCACGCGTCGCCCAGCTCGATTTGAGCAGCCGCCAGGGGAATGGTTCCTCTGCAGGTGTGGCCCATCTCTGCCTGGGTTCTGAAGGATGagcaaaataatacatttgaaatATACATGAAATAAGCTCCAGCACATTTGCGACCATTGTGAAGTTAAAGCGGATAGATGATGAATGTATTTCTTCCCCCAAGCTATTCAAACTTCCTCCCACATTACAAAACATCTATCAATCTATCTTTGTTCATAATTTTAGAAGTATTACAAAATATGTTTCAGATGCATatttcaaataaacattttaaatggCTTCTATTTACATAACTATTTAATTTAGGTATACATTCTCtaaataaaataagtaaaaaaatgtttacattttttagGACATCAAAGTCCAAGGGAATGTTGACCTTCACACAGTCCCGTTACTTTTACGGTACCTGTAATAGGAGAGCAGGCCGTTGCTGAGGACGAACCATCGCCTCTGGTATCCCTTCAAGTAGTTGGTCCATTTAAACAGCCAGCCCTTGTGCGTGTCCAGACGCGGCAGCTGCATCCCCGGGAGATTCGGGGAGGGCAAACTTCTCACCAGCTCATCCATGCAGCTCCTCGGAGCAAAACGCCCTAACCTTCCCCGTCCAGATGAGCCCAGCTGTGCGGCGAAGCTAACCGGATGCTAACCGCAGCTAGCCTGCAGCTGGAAGTCCGGCACGAACTGTCAAAGAACACGCCCGCTGCCAACCACGCCCCCCTAGTAGGGGATGATTATCTAACACTAGTTGTGAACATACGACAGAAACTTTCATAAATGTCCGATGTGGACGCCTTTCTGCTAACCACTTTGACGATGTAATCAAAAGCTCACGACGTTGCCATATAATGATGGCAGCAGGTGTATGGAAAATACGTTTAAAGAGGATAAAAAGAAAGTGTCGAAGAATATTAAAAATATGAAATTGTCAGGCTTATTTGAATTAAAATGGGACGAAATATACTCATGATTAATTTAAAAAGCACCTTTGTAAATGTAAACTTTAAAAGTCGGGATAGTAGCTCGTCATGGAAATGATGCAGGGTTGTTTGCGACAGCGTTGTCGGAATACGGTATGGATATGacgcataaaataaaaaataattaaataaaaataaaaactttattACAATTAAATTAATTGATTCATGATTTTTAACATCACTATCTGCTTCTGTTCTTGTAAAGgtaaaaaattgaaataataaaaactgCACTTACCTTTTAAGTAATAATTCTAACAGGTAAAGATTTCCGTTTTTGTTTAAGTATACACAAAacttaaatactttttttcaaaattaatcCTAGTTTAGTGGTGGATTGATATATGCTTTTAAATCATCCTGTGATGATTCTTGTGCGTACATCTCATTTCACCTTTCCttattgaaataaataattgaatacATATTGAATATGGAATATAATTGGTGCCAGCGAACGGTAGGCGTCGTTTCTTCTAATCAGTCATCCCCTAGTGTTATTACCTGTAGTAcattaatcaaataaaatgtttcacAGTACATCGTTTTATTTGCTTGTGAGTCTTGAAAGCTTTATTTAACACGTGAAAATATCAAGATTTTTTATACAGAGTTGTTTAAATAAATAGCATAATAACCAGATCAACATATACAATAAGCAGTGGTTGCATTTTCTTTCTGCATATAACAGGGaaggttacatttaaatgaatgaataataagCAAACAGCCAATATATTGTTTGGATTTGGCATCGTCACAAGCATCAACGTAAAATTGTTATACAATCATTTCTGAAAAGTGCTTCTTTGCTAGAGAGATGTTCACTTGTTTGATAAAATTATGAGAAAGGGGTGCACCCAAATTGTTCATCTGTATGGCACTACATTGTGAATTTAGAAATGGTTACTGTACATTGTGCTGTATGACACTTTCAATCCAGTGTAGGTCACACACAGCACAACATAAGCTCGCTGGTGTGCCTTAGGGAGTTTTACGATATCTCAACTGAATTTTACCATCAGTAACAATTGTAGAACCTGTGATTTTTGCTGGGTGGAGAAATAAGGCAGTCAGCAGGtaggattttttgttttttcatgatgatttcgtcacagaggggaaaaaaagattgctAAGAGAGTGAATTACCATCGTCTTGAGGGTTCCTTGTCATTTTCACAGTGAAAATTGTCCCAGTGTATGCAGCATCCCTTCCAGTGAAAAAGGCCTACTTTCACTTGAGCTTTCAATTTAGAGGAGGCCGTCTTGCTCGAAAACCGAGGGCAGCAGCGAGAAGTCAAAGGGTATAAACTTGACACCTGTCCCGTGGTAGAATTTATTCTGAAACTCCACCCTGAAGACAAGATGAAGCAGTCGTTTTTACAAATTCTATTTATATGATGACAACATGCCATTGTGCGGGGATAACGTTAGCTCACCAGTGCAATCGGAGCGCGTGGAGGAAGGCGGACAAACCTTCCATGACCAGCAGGATGGACACAGTGAGCAGAGCGAAGAGGCCAAACACAGGCACTAAAAAGACTACCCCCACTCGGGTTGTGACCCTCAGGCCTAGACGCATCACCATATCCCACAAGACCTCAGACAGCTCTGCAAGCACACATCAACCAGCCCCCCTAATTGATAAATACCTCTccggctgtcaatcaaaagtgCGCATTTTGCTTGTCAAGGTGCGCCAACTACACTTACGCGCGTGCGCTAAGCTGAGGGCCCAGAGCCGCAAGTACGAGGCAGTGTTGGAGATGCAGCCCAGGCAATACTCGATGGTGTGGATGGCCTGGTGCAGGAGCACGTCGGCAAAGTCAAACTGTAGCACAAATTGCAacaaaaccaatttattttataCCAGGGAAGGGCAAAACGTGTCTGTTAaagaaaaagatatatatatatatatacatatatataatttttaaaaaaattgtttactttttttttattatatacaatcaacatataataaatatatgtatatatatttaaatgtacAGTAAATTAAAATTGGAAATGGGGTTACTTTTTACCGATAGCGAGAGCTCAAGCACTGatatgaacaaaaaaatactACAAACAAGCACAATAATGTGCAATAACAGTAAACCGGTGTGACGTCTCTCTCACCTCTCTGGGACGAAGGTCCCTGTGGGTCATCTCATCAAGTTGCTCCTCTTCATCGTCCTCATAAACTGGTGCAGCTGTACTGTCATCCTCACTAGCACGTCTCACCCTCTCGTAGCCCTGCCAGACGTAAACAATGATGCTTTTGGACAAATGGTCAATGTGCAATCTGTTAGACTGTGCGAACACACAATTTAGCAAATCGCTATGGGGATCTTAGTCATTCAGGAAGACCTACCCTGCGCCTGCGTAGGCCTTTGCCTCCGCGATGCATCCAGTATAGGAACAGAGGTTTTCCTAGCAACAGCATGGGAGCACACAGAATGGCGATGGCCAGCAGGAAAATCTGTAACCCCGTCTGGGAAGGGAATATacgtgaaaaataaataaataataataataataagacaaTTTTCAGCGTTACCTGTCCCGGGTACAAAGGAGCGACGTCCTTGCCCTGCATGACGAACATATTAATAAAGTGGATGAGGATGCTGGGAGCCTGACTGGAGTCCCGCGCCGAGAAGGCCAACCACTTGTAAAGGATCATAAAAACCAGGTAGCCAAAGAGACAGAGCAGGAAGAGCAGCTCGGGGAGAAACAGCAGATAGACATCATACTTCTGCTGGAAGTGCCTTAGGatcaaataaaaacacgctGATAATTATGTCCCTTcgtaaaaagcaaaaataatttgtaGTGACTCACAAATGATTGAAGACACTCAAAACCACACCAAAAGTCATGTGGATGACACCGATGACCACGGACATCTTCATCTTATATGAATTGAGGAAGGACAGTCGGTTCACCGCCATGCTCCATATCtgtggcagcaaaaaaaaaattcactaagtGATGGAACGTTATTTGACAAATTCTATAAGCACTTTACTCACAGGGTCGATTCCAAAAGGGTACGGACCCGTGAACACTCCGCTAACATTGGGGTCTAATGTGAGCAAAGTGTTTGTTTGGAGTGTTTTGTTCCTAAAAAAAAGCAGGACACTCCTATTAGCATATAGCAAACCTATGTCAACAATAATCAATCAATAACATACGTCCACTGCTGACTGGTGAACATGGCCTTGACACTCCAGCCTGAGCCGAATATATTGAGCGATTTGGAGAAGCAGTCGTTGTAAATGAAGCCCGTGTAGACGGAGAAGAGCCCCATCATCAGGATGATGTAGCGTCCGTTGAAGAAGGTTGCCCATATCTGCAGAGCCATGTTTGTtattggaaaataaaataaaaaaatgatcgGGCTGGAAACGTTCACCTCATTACTGGAGCGTTTcctcgtttgtttgttttctgtaaGCACCATCCAGAGGGCGAAGAAGGTCATCACCGCTCCGTGGCCCAGATCGCCGAACATGACGGCAAACAGGAAGGGGAATGTGATGATGGTATAGGGCGCTGAGAATTAGAAAAACAAATATGTGAGATGTTTTTTCTTAGTCCAGATAAAGTTATCGAGTAGTAGCAGGTGATTCTTACCTGGGCTGACCTCACGGTAGTCCCCGACTCCGTAGGCCTCCACGATGCTTTGAAATCCACACGTGAACTTGTTGGTTCGGACTAAAGTGGGAGGGGTGTCGGCGCTCGGGATGCGGTTCACAAATGATGGAACGGTTGCGTCGCCTTTTCGCTGATGGAGAGAAGGTATGGAACCAAATATATTTGTCAAGCTAGcataacaaacaacaaaatgtaGTTTGTTTACCGAGCCTTCCTCTAGCGCCCCCCGTAGGTTGGCCAGGTCGCTGACAGGACACCACACCTCAGCGATCAAACACTTGTTGGTGACGTCGAAACTGCACAGGTTGAGGATGTGGTAGATGGCCTTCATCTTCTTCACCTGCACGACCCAAGCGTACGCAGACTCCGCCGCCCTCTGCAGCACCTGCTTCAGGTAGTCCTCGGTGCGATGCAAAACCTGCAAGGGACAGCTCGCGCATCACCTCGTTTGATTCCAAACCTTGAAGATCTGAGCTGCCCTACATTATTGAGATCTTGGATGCGCGTTCGTAAGCTGTCCAACATATCCGCCCTCTCTTCGTCGTTTTCGGGGTGAGGATAAAGATGGCAGTGGTAGCTGAGGAACACAGTGACATCGTGAGAGAAGAACAAACTTAATCGAGGAAGTTGTGATGTAGAACTCACCAATCGCAGATTTTTTGAACCTTCTGTCCGATTTGGTCCCCCCAGAAGGAGATGAGGAATACAACGTTCTTGCTTATCTCACCCTATGAGAAGCCCCGAGGATGTTAATGTGTTGTTTAAcgccatcaaaaaaaaaaggatggaaatctTTCGAATGAGCTCACCGTATCGAGGTCGGCCAGGTTCTCCTCCACTTCTGCATAACTGAGGATGGTGTAACCTTTGCACACCCTCCATAGCATGCGCTCAAAGGCTTCCACTTTTACCCGCTGGATG
It encodes the following:
- the LOC133163172 gene encoding oxysterol-binding protein 2-like — encoded protein: MDELVRSLPSPNLPGMQLPRLDTHKGWLFKWTNYLKGYQRRWFVLSNGLLSYYRTQAEMGHTCRGTIPLAAAQIELGDACHLLITNGGRSYHLKATSEAECQHWLSTLQQAKINANALIHHSDDSGDEESPGPHDARVLNQGALKTLASKLDDLSTCNELIGKHGAALQRSLGEFEDPRGCVNGADKLKTVNERAALFRITSNAMINACRDFVDVAQSQNRRWQKTLQHEQEQRHYLETTIEQLAKQHNSLETAWREKPTSYTGVQRSCEVDGSDENDEFFDAMEDAPSFITVNAETKHRRSGSSQSMLSGGVPSDWTLNENDTSDSNHMQLRRTRRSRIPDKPNYSLNLWSIMKNCIGKDLSKIPMPVNFNEPLSMLQRLTEDVEYSELLDRAARCGDSLEQMCLVAAFSVSSYSTTTYRTSKPFNPLLGETYELDRLQEYGYRSICEQVSHHPPAAAHHVTSQRGWTLWQHITIDSKFRGKYISVVPLGKIHLQFHSSGNHYVWSKVTSTVHNIIVGKLWIDQSGEIDVVNITTKDTCHLKFSPYSYFSRDVPRKVTGMVEDCEGTAHYILSGTWDEKMESAKIVDSSQGSGGSEGKQKTVYQTLQPKLLWKKYPLPDNAENMHYFSALALTLNEPEEGVAPTDSRMRPDQRLMEAGLWDEANTQKQRLEECQRLERKRREVQSMQAIEEGQEMEVYQPLWFEKRTDGTTRESSYIYRGGYWEAKERQDWSMCPEIF
- the atp6v0a2a gene encoding V-type proton ATPase 116 kDa subunit a 2 isoform X2 is translated as MVFRSEEMCLTQLFLQSGSEYDCISELGELGLVEFRDLNPSVSSFQRRFVSEIKRCEEMERILGYLLREIQKAKIAVPEEDESPLAPPPRQVLEIMEQLQRLEMELSEVARNKEKLRRNLLELIEYTHMLKITRNFIHSRSRYEEFPSMDTDSVSGYTGMQRLGAKLGFISGLIQRVKVEAFERMLWRVCKGYTILSYAEVEENLADLDTGEISKNVVFLISFWGDQIGQKVQKICDCYHCHLYPHPENDEERADMLDSLRTRIQDLNNVLHRTEDYLKQVLQRAAESAYAWVVQVKKMKAIYHILNLCSFDVTNKCLIAEVWCPVSDLANLRGALEEGSRKGDATVPSFVNRIPSADTPPTLVRTNKFTCGFQSIVEAYGVGDYREVSPAPYTIITFPFLFAVMFGDLGHGAVMTFFALWMVLTENKQTRKRSSNEIWATFFNGRYIILMMGLFSVYTGFIYNDCFSKSLNIFGSGWSVKAMFTSQQWTNKTLQTNTLLTLDPNVSGVFTGPYPFGIDPIWSMAVNRLSFLNSYKMKMSVVIGVIHMTFGVVLSVFNHLHFQQKYDVYLLFLPELLFLLCLFGYLVFMILYKWLAFSARDSSQAPSILIHFINMFVMQGKDVAPLYPGQTGLQIFLLAIAILCAPMLLLGKPLFLYWMHRGGKGLRRRRGYERVRRASEDDSTAAPVYEDDEEEQLDEMTHRDLRPREFDFADVLLHQAIHTIEYCLGCISNTASYLRLWALSLAHAQLSEVLWDMVMRLGLRVTTRVGVVFLVPVFGLFALLTVSILLVMEGLSAFLHALRLHWVEFQNKFYHGTGVKFIPFDFSLLPSVFEQDGLL
- the atp6v0a2a gene encoding V-type proton ATPase 116 kDa subunit a 2 isoform X1, which translates into the protein MVFRSEEMCLTQLFLQSGSEYDCISELGELGLVEFRDLNPSVSSFQRRFVSEIKRCEEMERILGYLLREIQKAKIAVPEEDESPLAPPPRQVLEIMEQLQRLEMELSEVARNKEKLRRNLLELIEYTHMLKITRNFIHSRSRHEALGPQYEEFPSMDTDSVSGYTGMQRLGAKLGFISGLIQRVKVEAFERMLWRVCKGYTILSYAEVEENLADLDTGEISKNVVFLISFWGDQIGQKVQKICDCYHCHLYPHPENDEERADMLDSLRTRIQDLNNVLHRTEDYLKQVLQRAAESAYAWVVQVKKMKAIYHILNLCSFDVTNKCLIAEVWCPVSDLANLRGALEEGSRKGDATVPSFVNRIPSADTPPTLVRTNKFTCGFQSIVEAYGVGDYREVSPAPYTIITFPFLFAVMFGDLGHGAVMTFFALWMVLTENKQTRKRSSNEIWATFFNGRYIILMMGLFSVYTGFIYNDCFSKSLNIFGSGWSVKAMFTSQQWTNKTLQTNTLLTLDPNVSGVFTGPYPFGIDPIWSMAVNRLSFLNSYKMKMSVVIGVIHMTFGVVLSVFNHLHFQQKYDVYLLFLPELLFLLCLFGYLVFMILYKWLAFSARDSSQAPSILIHFINMFVMQGKDVAPLYPGQTGLQIFLLAIAILCAPMLLLGKPLFLYWMHRGGKGLRRRRGYERVRRASEDDSTAAPVYEDDEEEQLDEMTHRDLRPREFDFADVLLHQAIHTIEYCLGCISNTASYLRLWALSLAHAQLSEVLWDMVMRLGLRVTTRVGVVFLVPVFGLFALLTVSILLVMEGLSAFLHALRLHWVEFQNKFYHGTGVKFIPFDFSLLPSVFEQDGLL